One genomic window of Candidatus Shapirobacteria bacterium includes the following:
- the dnaA gene encoding chromosomal replication initiator protein DnaA: MPPLHEIERIWKNAREELKVVLAPAVYQTFVAKTQLIALKENQATIACPNTYLVDINKKRYYDLFKSALDNQTKTKNSLDFILQEPILNSDVLANSPLFNYGSQKNRSPLSNLHPKYTFENLVVGNSNNFAYAAAQGIIKNPGLAYNPFFIWGGVGVGKTHLMQAIGHELLKKDPDLKVKYFPAETFGNELISALKSKDMNKFKDKYRNLDCILVDDIQFLAGKEYIQEEFFHTFNALHMAGKQVVLTSDRKPADIDKIEDRLVSRFMGGLTVDIQLPDFEMRAAIIKQKAEEKGIKIDSDAVNFMADSITSNIRDIEGKLQEIIIQSISQKIDEIDLEFVQNYFSPQSHNSSSLTRNDITPRHIISVCAKHFGIKTGDLCGSSRKKDLVTARHLTAFLLITEINLPLEEVGRLLGGRDHTSIMHARDKIHTDLSTNPQTRSVINQIKSAF; this comes from the coding sequence ATGCCGCCTCTTCACGAAATTGAGCGAATTTGGAAAAATGCAAGAGAAGAACTAAAGGTCGTCCTGGCTCCGGCCGTCTACCAAACCTTTGTTGCCAAAACTCAGCTCATTGCCCTAAAAGAAAATCAGGCTACCATCGCTTGCCCCAACACCTATCTTGTTGATATCAACAAAAAAAGATACTACGATCTCTTCAAAAGCGCCCTGGATAATCAAACAAAAACCAAAAACTCTCTTGATTTTATTCTTCAGGAACCAATTTTAAATAGCGACGTCCTCGCCAACTCTCCCTTGTTCAACTACGGTTCTCAAAAAAACCGTTCCCCTCTCTCCAATCTTCATCCGAAATATACCTTTGAAAATCTGGTTGTCGGCAACAGCAATAATTTTGCCTACGCCGCCGCCCAGGGGATCATAAAAAATCCGGGTCTGGCCTACAATCCGTTTTTTATTTGGGGTGGAGTCGGGGTAGGCAAGACTCATTTAATGCAGGCTATAGGCCACGAGCTCTTAAAAAAAGACCCCGACTTAAAAGTCAAATATTTTCCCGCCGAAACTTTTGGCAATGAGCTAATAAGCGCCCTCAAGTCCAAAGACATGAACAAGTTCAAAGACAAATATCGAAACCTTGATTGTATTCTGGTCGACGACATTCAGTTTTTGGCCGGAAAAGAATATATCCAGGAAGAATTTTTTCACACTTTCAACGCCCTCCATATGGCCGGAAAACAAGTCGTATTAACCTCCGACCGTAAACCCGCCGACATTGACAAAATCGAAGACCGACTTGTCTCCCGTTTTATGGGCGGTCTGACCGTCGACATCCAACTGCCCGATTTCGAAATGCGTGCCGCCATCATCAAACAAAAAGCTGAAGAAAAGGGGATAAAAATCGATTCCGATGCCGTTAATTTTATGGCCGACAGCATCACCTCAAACATTAGAGATATCGAAGGTAAGCTTCAGGAAATCATTATTCAATCTATCTCCCAAAAAATAGACGAAATCGATCTTGAATTTGTTCAAAATTATTTTTCACCTCAATCCCACAACTCCTCCTCCCTCACCAGAAATGACATCACTCCCCGGCATATTATCTCTGTTTGTGCCAAACATTTCGGCATAAAAACCGGCGACCTTTGTGGTTCCAGTCGCAAAAAAGACCTGGTCACTGCCCGCCACTTAACCGCTTTCCTTTTAATCACCGAAATCAACCTGCCTCTCGAAGAAGTTGGCCGGCTTTTAGGTGGTCGGGATCACACCAGTATTATGCATGCCCGGGACAAAATCCACACCGACTTATCCACTAATCCACAAACCCGTTCGGTTATCAACCAAATCAAGTCCGCTTTTTAG
- a CDS encoding YidC/Oxa1 family membrane protein insertase, whose protein sequence is MNIFAAPFVNALFGFYYLFGNLGWSVVVVTILIRLLLLPLVLPSLKSANKMRDLQPKLNRLKEKYGSDKKGLATAQMDLYKQEGINPLSGCLPQILQIAVLLIFFSAFNMVTSYSAGKGSMEQINNHLLQQFKIDDSFKFNIDFFGSSLIKTPSELFKDGIGVGLILPFVLLIGSGLLQFLSAKMMMPAAETDKEVIEKTKDKEDDMMSAMRTQSTYMMPLMTVFIGWGFSLGILLYWFVNSAVMLVQQMVSNRVNKA, encoded by the coding sequence ATGAATATTTTTGCAGCACCGTTTGTTAACGCACTTTTTGGGTTTTATTACCTATTTGGAAATTTGGGTTGGTCGGTGGTGGTGGTAACAATTTTGATCAGATTGCTTTTGCTGCCCCTGGTTTTGCCCAGTTTAAAGTCGGCAAACAAAATGAGGGATTTGCAGCCAAAACTAAATAGACTTAAGGAGAAATACGGGAGTGACAAGAAGGGATTGGCAACGGCGCAAATGGATTTGTATAAGCAGGAAGGGATAAATCCCCTATCAGGGTGTTTGCCGCAGATTTTGCAAATCGCAGTTTTGCTGATATTTTTTTCGGCTTTTAATATGGTTACTTCGTATTCGGCCGGAAAAGGCAGTATGGAGCAGATTAATAACCATTTGTTGCAGCAATTTAAAATTGACGATAGCTTTAAATTCAATATAGATTTTTTTGGATCGAGCTTGATTAAAACTCCCTCAGAATTGTTTAAAGATGGAATAGGAGTGGGTTTAATATTGCCCTTTGTGCTTTTAATCGGATCGGGATTATTGCAGTTTTTGAGCGCCAAAATGATGATGCCGGCGGCAGAAACCGACAAGGAGGTAATTGAAAAAACGAAGGATAAAGAAGATGATATGATGTCGGCCATGAGAACACAGTCGACTTATATGATGCCCCTGATGACAGTGTTTATAGGTTGGGGTTTTTCTTTGGGAATTTTGTTATATTGGTTTGTAAATTCGGCGGTAATGCTTGTACAACAAATGGTGTCCAACAGAGTGAATAAAGCGTGA
- a CDS encoding endonuclease domain-containing protein, translated as MKKVVIEALNPLHGSINYLKELRGLSRKNRNNPTEAEEKIWRELLRNKKTGFTFLRQKPINRFVIDFYCSELNLAIEIDGNSHDKKIGYDQSRDKFLKQIGINTIRFTNDQILFRINQVKNILNLSLVKGRSGKAERD; from the coding sequence ATGAAAAAAGTTGTAATCGAAGCGTTAAACCCACTACATGGAAGTATTAATTACTTAAAAGAGTTAAGGGGTTTGTCAAGAAAAAACAGAAACAATCCAACAGAAGCCGAAGAAAAAATTTGGAGAGAATTACTAAGAAATAAAAAAACCGGTTTTACTTTTTTAAGACAAAAACCCATTAATCGATTTGTTATTGACTTCTATTGTTCAGAATTAAATTTGGCCATTGAAATTGATGGTAATTCCCATGATAAAAAAATAGGTTACGATCAATCCAGAGATAAATTTCTAAAACAGATAGGAATAAACACTATTCGCTTTACTAACGATCAAATTCTATTCCGAATTAATCAAGTTAAAAACATTTTAAATCTCTCCCTTGTCAAAGGGAGAAGCGGCAAAGCCGAGAGGGATTAA
- a CDS encoding R3H domain-containing nucleic acid-binding protein, with translation MDNKERNETILQLTCELLGKMNLEVENAFVEDIEDEEGQVLVGVTVANPASLIGFRGRNLAAVQTVLSLMVKSKLGEWLRVLLDVNNYREEQKTRLESMVKNLAEKVLETGRSVALANMSSYERRICHMSCSTIEGVVSESEGEGEDRHVVIKKA, from the coding sequence ATGGATAACAAAGAGCGAAACGAAACAATTTTGCAGCTTACCTGTGAATTACTTGGCAAGATGAACCTGGAGGTAGAGAATGCCTTTGTAGAAGATATTGAGGATGAAGAAGGTCAGGTACTAGTGGGAGTAACGGTGGCAAATCCGGCAAGTTTAATCGGTTTTAGGGGAAGAAATTTGGCGGCGGTTCAGACAGTGTTGTCTTTGATGGTAAAAAGTAAATTGGGCGAGTGGCTGAGAGTACTTTTGGATGTAAATAATTACAGAGAGGAGCAAAAAACCAGATTGGAATCGATGGTGAAAAACTTGGCGGAAAAAGTTTTGGAGACAGGCCGGAGTGTGGCACTGGCTAATATGAGTTCATATGAAAGAAGAATTTGCCATATGTCGTGTTCAACTATCGAGGGAGTGGTGTCGGAATCCGAGGGCGAGGGCGAAGATAGACATGTGGTGATTAAAAAGGCGTAA
- a CDS encoding bL34 family ribosomal protein: MIEGKQKVKSTKRKQGFLRKMSTQDGRNVIKRRRSAGRKRLAK; this comes from the coding sequence ATGATAGAAGGAAAACAAAAAGTAAAAAGCACAAAAAGAAAACAGGGGTTTTTAAGAAAGATGTCGACTCAGGACGGCAGAAATGTAATTAAAAGAAGAAGATCAGCGGGAAGAAAGAGATTGGCAAAATAG
- the rnpA gene encoding ribonuclease P protein component: protein MLQKKDRLTKKKDFQDVRLRGRMIQSPLFGLNYLNSENGNKFGFIISKKISKRAVDRNRIKRLLAEGVRMNMDKIKVGVWGVFLAKKTLLGKKFEEVEGEVRKVFGNL from the coding sequence GTGCTCCAAAAAAAAGATAGGTTGACTAAAAAAAAGGATTTTCAGGACGTCAGGTTGAGAGGACGGATGATTCAGTCCCCTTTGTTTGGGTTGAATTACTTAAACTCAGAGAATGGAAATAAATTTGGTTTTATTATCTCCAAAAAGATTTCCAAGAGGGCGGTTGACAGAAACAGGATAAAAAGGCTATTGGCAGAAGGGGTACGGATGAATATGGATAAAATAAAGGTGGGAGTTTGGGGGGTTTTTTTGGCGAAAAAGACCTTGCTTGGAAAAAAATTTGAGGAAGTGGAGGGGGAGGTAAGAAAAGTATTTGGTAATCTGTAA
- the yidD gene encoding membrane protein insertion efficiency factor YidD yields the protein MKKLILIILRFYKRYISRGYICRMIPSCSEYTYEAVEKYGVVKGLWLGGKRVVRCNPRGKGGIDLLK from the coding sequence ATGAAGAAATTAATCCTAATAATATTGAGGTTTTATAAGAGATATATTTCACGTGGGTATATCTGCCGGATGATACCTAGCTGCTCTGAATATACATATGAAGCGGTAGAAAAATATGGGGTGGTTAAGGGATTGTGGTTGGGGGGGAAGAGGGTGGTGAGATGTAATCCCCGGGGAAAGGGCGGAATCGATCTGTTAAAATAG
- a CDS encoding O-antigen ligase family protein — MKRFLLWGERLFLFLFILFIPTQLGKHFWPEWSYVWGIRVDYFSPVLYFLDLLWVSWFGFYVWSGKKIETKITFKFFIFLMFVAVNILIAKNQMVAVYKWFRLGQLVLTWVVFRKDRKRVEEFLTKAIPWWVILESLLGLGQVLIGSSVNGWAYFLGERRFAYTTLGVAQISVLGQGLVRAYGTFSHPNSLAGFLLVSLIIWFGKKKEINRTFWWAITWMAVVGIVVSGSRLVWILTMLVIMAVTYLQSRDKKKVVGVGITLIGIFVLLVAVVSVNYRSSDFLGGWDKEGLSKRISLNMSAMRMVRINPLFGVGLGNFIVRLPEMQKSESYFWLQPVHNIGLLVLSEIGFFGLIWVFLFLSGLNRGRVALTQKMIWVAILVTGMFDHYWLTLPQNSWFLVVVMAIL; from the coding sequence GTGAAGAGGTTTTTGCTTTGGGGTGAGAGGTTGTTTTTGTTTCTTTTTATCCTTTTTATTCCAACCCAACTGGGGAAACATTTTTGGCCGGAATGGAGCTATGTGTGGGGAATAAGGGTCGATTATTTTTCGCCGGTTTTATATTTTTTGGATCTGTTGTGGGTGAGCTGGTTTGGGTTTTATGTTTGGAGTGGGAAAAAAATAGAGACCAAAATTACATTTAAATTTTTTATATTTTTGATGTTTGTGGCCGTTAATATTTTGATAGCAAAAAACCAGATGGTGGCGGTTTATAAGTGGTTTAGGTTGGGACAGTTGGTATTGACCTGGGTAGTTTTTCGAAAGGATAGAAAAAGGGTGGAGGAATTTTTGACCAAAGCTATCCCCTGGTGGGTAATTCTGGAAAGTTTACTGGGGTTAGGGCAGGTTTTGATCGGATCGAGTGTAAATGGCTGGGCATATTTTTTGGGAGAAAGGAGATTTGCCTATACAACTTTGGGGGTAGCGCAGATTTCGGTTTTGGGACAGGGATTGGTTCGGGCCTATGGGACTTTTTCACACCCGAATAGTTTGGCGGGATTTTTGTTGGTTAGTCTGATTATCTGGTTTGGCAAAAAGAAGGAGATAAACAGGACTTTTTGGTGGGCGATTACCTGGATGGCGGTAGTGGGGATAGTAGTGTCGGGAAGTAGACTGGTGTGGATTCTAACTATGTTGGTAATAATGGCGGTGACTTATTTGCAGTCACGGGATAAAAAGAAGGTGGTGGGGGTGGGGATAACGCTGATCGGGATTTTTGTTTTATTGGTAGCGGTGGTGAGTGTGAATTATCGAAGTAGTGATTTTTTGGGTGGTTGGGATAAAGAGGGTCTGAGCAAAAGAATCAGCTTGAACATGTCGGCAATGAGAATGGTGCGGATCAATCCGCTATTTGGGGTGGGGTTGGGGAATTTTATTGTAAGGCTACCGGAGATGCAAAAAAGTGAAAGCTATTTTTGGTTGCAACCGGTTCATAACATAGGACTTCTGGTACTAAGTGAAATTGGGTTTTTTGGATTAATATGGGTGTTTTTGTTTTTATCGGGATTGAACCGGGGCAGAGTGGCTTTAACCCAGAAAATGATTTGGGTGGCAATATTGGTGACGGGGATGTTTGATCACTATTGGCTAACGCTACCCCAAAATTCCTGGTTTTTGGTGGTGGTGATGGCTATTTTGTAA
- a CDS encoding oligosaccharide flippase family protein, with amino-acid sequence MMKKPIVNTVVQVLGKVVMIGVSLLTTGLLTRGLGVEGYGNYILITSVFVLIDSLADFGTRIIGIKEAAGAESENEKRRIWVQIMWLRLLLTGSAFVAGLGLVFFWRGFSGIRLEAGVALLMIWFTSVAGSIEVVWQTRMQMWVKVLAETIFPVMFLGLLYSVSGPLNLFLVFGCVLVSRAISLALGLKAVFFVIDRKQIKPIDFGFVKKMFILAWPMGLYLLIFSSYDRAVDSMMIERMVGVREVAWYGLSYKIYSTLLQPAYFFVGSIFPLLSGKSVAGGKKRLVGVSLGLLVLGAGVVITSVYFLAPWIVAVLAGSEYGESAVILRYLLGAVFFSYLGHLAGFTLISRGKQKTMLVFGVIVLVFNVVANLVAIPRFGVYGAAGVTVMTEALGSILMIGTLVISNR; translated from the coding sequence ATGATGAAGAAGCCGATTGTAAATACGGTAGTCCAGGTGTTGGGGAAGGTAGTAATGATTGGAGTAAGCCTGTTGACAACGGGTTTGTTGACTAGGGGTTTGGGAGTGGAAGGGTATGGAAATTATATTTTGATCACCTCGGTATTTGTTTTAATTGACTCTTTGGCTGATTTTGGAACCAGGATTATCGGGATTAAGGAGGCGGCGGGCGCTGAGAGCGAGAATGAGAAAAGACGAATATGGGTTCAGATTATGTGGCTACGACTTTTATTGACAGGATCGGCGTTTGTGGCAGGACTGGGGTTGGTGTTTTTTTGGCGGGGTTTTTCGGGTATCAGACTTGAAGCGGGGGTGGCACTTCTTATGATTTGGTTTACTTCGGTGGCCGGAAGTATAGAGGTCGTGTGGCAGACTCGGATGCAGATGTGGGTGAAAGTGTTGGCGGAAACAATATTTCCGGTAATGTTTTTGGGACTGCTGTATTCTGTTTCCGGGCCATTGAACCTGTTTTTGGTGTTTGGATGTGTGTTGGTGTCAAGAGCTATCAGTCTGGCTTTGGGGTTAAAGGCGGTGTTTTTTGTAATCGACCGAAAGCAGATAAAACCGATAGATTTTGGGTTTGTTAAAAAAATGTTTATTTTGGCCTGGCCGATGGGGTTGTATCTTCTGATTTTTTCGTCGTATGACCGGGCAGTGGACTCAATGATGATCGAGAGGATGGTGGGGGTAAGAGAAGTAGCCTGGTACGGACTTTCGTACAAAATATACTCTACTCTATTGCAACCGGCATACTTTTTTGTCGGAAGTATATTTCCTTTGTTGTCGGGGAAAAGTGTAGCGGGTGGCAAAAAAAGATTAGTGGGAGTTTCTTTGGGGCTATTGGTTTTGGGAGCGGGAGTGGTGATAACGAGTGTGTATTTTTTGGCGCCGTGGATTGTTGCGGTACTAGCGGGTTCTGAGTATGGTGAATCGGCGGTGATTTTGAGGTATTTGCTAGGGGCGGTGTTTTTTTCATACCTTGGTCATTTGGCCGGGTTTACACTAATATCCAGGGGTAAACAGAAAACCATGCTAGTTTTTGGGGTGATAGTTTTGGTGTTTAATGTGGTGGCCAACCTGGTGGCGATACCGCGTTTTGGAGTTTACGGAGCGGCGGGAGTGACGGTAATGACTGAAGCTTTGGGGAGTATTTTGATGATAGGGACATTGGTAATTAGTAATCGGTAA
- a CDS encoding DUF4012 domain-containing protein codes for MNSSGPVAIVYGIEKFGAKFLVKELLLKDIYVVGVGEYVSGIEENDNFRWVAGRGDYEGKVNYVFDFEGDKNIFDLVLKNSAKLTEICINDQKKAERIKNDLIGANINWRLIDARGVYGPGMADDGGGRTGINFLVEAVSGAVKNENLVLPALGTKFRLLNIVDLTEVVLRASFLSGTEKEEYVIFGNESDSGEVAKVLIDEAKMTKFKVVQKDYKFETPGKYEIEENWRKLRWHPGVEFREGVVETLQYFFSVIDEESRKKMKEGSKANKSKSLKVQKSESQKIKKEKNLSRFEVMVEEEKTNYELPITHPGGQANYELEKDKKETVRKNEVSREAEERKAEKYKKEIEEEFKRAKEKEEEKKAKEEIIYSEEIKSLAKQYTQTTPLERDEVIEEDEERIEIKNELKDGPARLGGLIGRQVESSKTREKKGGTGIINFKKIGFLVMIILGLGMFSIPVGWGIKVVAGIKNISKIREYIEEEKYAEADKKAETTIAGLKKIDNQIDDWGLNRMKTFRNLQTGLKVEEGVLVIEKKAIPIAEAMEKVSGAIFDDKEISWESELEVLNKGMVEVDTEIGLLQARLNGDWNWLPARFRPEVQKGIKSLNMARSVIGTSRKGLNILKEFLGSDGKRREYLVLFQNENELRAGGGFIGSWGMLSFEGGKLLNLDIRDVYEADGQLKGHVEPPAEIKQYLGEAGWFLRDSNWKVDFVDANKDIEWFLEKETGRKVDGVIGINLAVAKAILDVTGPIYVVDFGEKIGKDNLYEQAQFYAENKFFPGSKQKASFLGGLGRQLFEEIRNLDSKKMLELYLQILEQFDKNEIQLVMHEKQAAKIAADLGWDGAIYQGKCLTDRCYADYLYLSESNFGVNKANYYIYRGIEQTVDITQMAISRVLKINYENTAKNKSWPGGDYKNYLRVYIPQDTNLAEVSISDSAQPGKKSVVGAGEMKISQIYNKKEIGFLVPVPVGQKRTVEIRYVSKIDLGIKDKFSYLGYIQKQSGYGDTGFVSLVSFPLGWQPIQVQPAANMVNNKLLFNTKLDMDIKMGVELGR; via the coding sequence ATGAATTCGTCGGGGCCAGTGGCAATAGTTTATGGAATAGAAAAATTTGGAGCGAAGTTTTTGGTAAAGGAATTGCTGCTTAAAGATATATATGTGGTAGGAGTGGGAGAATATGTGTCGGGGATAGAGGAAAATGATAATTTTAGGTGGGTGGCGGGGAGAGGGGATTATGAGGGGAAGGTGAATTATGTTTTTGATTTTGAGGGAGATAAAAATATTTTTGATTTAGTTTTGAAGAACTCGGCTAAATTAACAGAGATATGCATTAACGACCAAAAAAAAGCGGAAAGAATAAAAAACGACTTGATTGGGGCGAATATTAACTGGAGGCTAATAGATGCACGGGGGGTGTATGGCCCGGGGATGGCAGATGATGGGGGAGGGAGGACCGGAATTAATTTTTTAGTTGAGGCGGTGTCGGGGGCGGTGAAGAATGAAAATTTGGTTTTGCCGGCTTTGGGAACAAAGTTCAGGTTGTTGAATATTGTGGATTTGACCGAAGTGGTTTTGAGGGCAAGCTTTTTATCGGGAACCGAGAAGGAGGAATATGTGATATTTGGCAATGAGAGTGACTCGGGGGAAGTAGCAAAGGTGTTGATTGATGAGGCAAAGATGACTAAGTTTAAGGTGGTCCAGAAGGATTATAAGTTTGAGACTCCAGGTAAGTATGAGATAGAAGAGAACTGGAGAAAATTACGATGGCATCCCGGGGTGGAATTTAGAGAGGGAGTGGTGGAAACTTTGCAGTATTTTTTTTCGGTAATTGATGAAGAAAGCAGGAAAAAAATGAAAGAGGGGTCGAAAGCCAATAAGTCCAAAAGTCTGAAAGTCCAAAAGTCTGAAAGTCAGAAAATAAAAAAGGAGAAGAATTTATCGAGGTTTGAGGTGATGGTGGAGGAGGAAAAAACCAATTACGAATTACCAATTACCCACCCCGGCGGGCAGGCGAATTACGAATTAGAAAAAGATAAAAAAGAGACGGTAAGAAAGAATGAGGTGAGTAGGGAGGCAGAAGAAAGGAAAGCAGAAAAATACAAAAAGGAAATAGAGGAAGAATTTAAAAGGGCAAAAGAGAAAGAAGAGGAAAAAAAGGCGAAGGAGGAGATAATTTATAGTGAAGAGATTAAATCTTTGGCAAAACAATATACCCAAACCACACCACTGGAGAGAGATGAAGTGATAGAAGAGGACGAGGAAAGGATAGAGATAAAAAACGAGCTAAAAGACGGGCCTGCCCGCCTCGGTGGGTTAATCGGCAGGCAGGTTGAAAGTAGTAAAACGAGAGAAAAAAAAGGCGGGACAGGAATAATAAACTTTAAAAAGATCGGATTTTTGGTGATGATTATTTTGGGGTTGGGGATGTTTTCGATTCCGGTCGGGTGGGGGATAAAGGTGGTGGCCGGGATTAAAAATATCTCTAAAATCAGGGAATATATTGAGGAAGAAAAATACGCTGAGGCTGACAAAAAAGCAGAGACGACGATTGCCGGTTTGAAAAAAATCGACAACCAGATCGATGATTGGGGGCTAAATAGGATGAAGACTTTTAGGAATTTACAGACTGGGCTAAAGGTAGAGGAGGGAGTGTTGGTGATTGAGAAAAAGGCGATTCCGATAGCGGAAGCAATGGAAAAAGTTAGCGGGGCGATTTTTGATGATAAAGAGATTTCCTGGGAAAGTGAACTTGAAGTTCTAAATAAAGGCATGGTGGAGGTTGATACTGAGATTGGGTTGCTGCAGGCTAGGCTTAATGGTGACTGGAACTGGTTGCCAGCCCGATTCCGACCGGAAGTGCAGAAGGGGATTAAAAGCTTAAACATGGCCAGATCGGTAATAGGAACTTCAAGGAAGGGACTGAATATCTTGAAAGAGTTTTTGGGAAGTGACGGAAAAAGGAGAGAATACCTGGTACTGTTTCAAAACGAAAATGAGCTTCGGGCAGGCGGAGGGTTTATCGGGTCGTGGGGGATGCTGAGTTTTGAGGGGGGAAAACTGCTTAACCTGGATATAAGGGACGTTTATGAGGCAGACGGACAGTTGAAAGGCCATGTTGAACCGCCGGCGGAAATTAAACAGTACCTGGGGGAGGCGGGGTGGTTTTTGAGAGATTCTAACTGGAAGGTGGATTTTGTGGATGCCAATAAGGATATTGAGTGGTTTTTGGAGAAGGAGACGGGAAGAAAGGTGGATGGGGTGATAGGGATTAATTTGGCGGTGGCCAAGGCGATACTGGATGTTACCGGGCCGATCTACGTGGTTGATTTTGGTGAAAAAATAGGTAAAGACAACCTATATGAACAAGCTCAATTTTATGCAGAAAATAAGTTTTTCCCCGGCTCTAAACAGAAGGCTAGCTTTTTGGGGGGACTGGGAAGACAGTTGTTTGAAGAAATCAGGAATTTGGATTCGAAAAAGATGCTGGAGCTATATCTCCAAATATTAGAGCAGTTTGATAAAAACGAAATCCAACTGGTAATGCATGAAAAGCAGGCGGCGAAAATTGCGGCAGATTTGGGGTGGGACGGGGCGATATACCAGGGAAAGTGCCTGACTGACCGGTGTTATGCCGATTATTTGTATTTGTCAGAATCTAACTTTGGAGTGAACAAGGCCAATTATTATATATACAGAGGGATTGAGCAGACGGTTGATATTACCCAAATGGCCATCAGCAGGGTGCTGAAAATTAACTACGAGAACACGGCGAAAAATAAAAGTTGGCCGGGTGGGGATTATAAAAATTATTTGAGGGTTTATATACCACAAGATACGAATCTGGCGGAGGTGAGTATTTCGGATTCGGCACAACCAGGAAAGAAATCGGTGGTGGGGGCAGGGGAGATGAAGATATCACAAATTTATAATAAAAAAGAAATAGGATTTTTAGTGCCGGTACCGGTGGGGCAGAAAAGAACTGTAGAGATTAGATACGTAAGTAAAATTGATTTGGGGATAAAGGATAAATTCTCGTACCTTGGGTATATCCAGAAACAGTCTGGGTACGGTGATACGGGATTTGTGTCGTTGGTTTCTTTTCCTTTAGGATGGCAGCCGATACAAGTGCAGCCGGCGGCGAATATGGTTAATAATAAACTTTTGTTTAACACAAAATTGGATATGGATATAAAAATGGGGGTGGAACTGGGGAGATAA
- a CDS encoding RNHCP domain-containing protein: MRNFIRKKEDFVCERCGEKVTGDGYTDHCPKCLWGKHVDEVLPGDRASKCGGGMEPTETSYEKGKFRINYRCQKCGHEFWVRAADAGGYGGRGKGKDDNREKLLDLIRNV; the protein is encoded by the coding sequence ATGAGGAATTTTATAAGAAAAAAAGAAGATTTTGTGTGTGAGCGGTGCGGGGAGAAGGTCACGGGGGATGGGTATACGGATCATTGCCCGAAATGTTTGTGGGGGAAGCATGTGGATGAGGTACTGCCCGGAGACAGAGCCAGTAAGTGCGGCGGCGGGATGGAACCTACGGAAACAAGTTACGAAAAAGGGAAATTCCGGATAAATTATAGATGCCAGAAGTGTGGGCATGAATTTTGGGTGAGAGCCGCCGACGCCGGAGGTTATGGCGGCCGAGGGAAGGGCAAGGACGATAATAGAGAGAAACTTTTAGACTTGATAAGAAACGTTTAG